TCTTGGCATGAAACCTGCTCCAGCAGCGTGCCGGTCTAAAGGCCACAGCAACCGGCCGGATGTTCATAGTGCAAGTGACGCGAGACATGCTGGCGTTCGCGCTGGGCAAGCGCTGGGCGTCATGGGGGGTGCTTGTTTTTCTCACGGGGTGGACTGTTTTTCAGGTGCATGCCTTCCGCGCCCCGGACCCGCTCGGCGACACCGCGCCGCCGGACCAATTCTCGGCCGCCCGGGCGATGCGTCACGTCGAAGAGATCGCGCGCGAGCCGCATCCCATTGGCACGCCGGAGAATGCGCGCGTGCGCGCCTACCTCGAGCAAGAGCTGGCCGGGCTTGCCGCTAAGGCGCCGGAGCTGGGCGTCGAGTTGGAAACGGACCGCGCCTATGTCGAGCGCGATGTGCGGCGGCCGCCGTACCTTGTCTGCCTGGTCGAGAACGTGCTCGCGCGGATTCCCGGCACGGCGCCGGGCAAGGCCGTGCTTCTCATGGCGCACTATGATTCGACGCCCTATGGTCCCGGGGCCGCGGACGACGCCTCGGGCGTGGCCGCAATGCTCGAGACCGCGCGGGCGCTTGTCGCGGACGCGCAGGCCGGCCGCCGCCTCGAAAACGACGTCATACTCCTATTCACGGACGGCGAGGAGGCGGGCGTGCTCGGGGCGCAGGCATTCCGGAAGCACCGCTGGTACAACGACGTGGGGCTTGTGCTCAATTTCGAGGCGCGCGGCTATTACGGGCCGTCCTTCATGTTCGAGACAAGCCCGAGGAACGGGTGGCTGATCCGGGGATTCGCCAAGGCGGCGCCGTACCCGGTCGCATCGTCGTTCATGTATGACATCGCGGGGCGCATGCCGACGAGCACCGACTACCGTATCCTGAAACAGGACGGCGTGCCCGGATTGAACTTCGCGTTCATCGGCGGCATCAAGTACTACCACACGGAGAACGACGATGCAGAGCATATAGACCGCGGCTCGGTACAACACCACGGCAGTTACGCGCTCGCCTTGACGCGGTATTTCGGGCGGGAAGACCTGACCCGCATCGCCAGCGAAGACTACACCTATTTCAACGTCCTTGGATTTCATCTGGCGCTGTATCCCTCAAGTTGGACATGGCCCCTGTGCGCCGGGGTGACCGCGCTTTTTCTTATGGTGGCCGGTTGGGGCCTGTGCCGCGGCGTGTTCACGTGGCGCGGCGCGGCGTGGGGCGTGCTCGCGCTGCCCTTGTGTCTCGTTCTGACCATGCTGCCCGTTGCGGCCATGGTCGCGGCGGGCTGGGCGTTCCAGCGGGAATACATCGTCTACAACAGCGGCTGGTACCTGGGCGCGGCGCTGGCGTTTACTCTAGGCCTGTTCAGCGTGCTTTACGCCGGGTTGCGCAGGCGGGTTCTCACGCAGGACCTGCATCTGGGCGCGCTTTTCTGGTGGTGCGCGCTGGCGGTGCTGCTTGCAGCGCTGCTTCCCGGCGGCGCGTATCTGGCCACATGGCCGGCCGCGGCGTCTCTGCTGATGCTGGGCGGCGGCGCGCTGCTCGCCCGGCGGGGCCGGCCCGGCGCGGCGGTCCTGTGGATGGCGACCTGCGCGCTGCCCATTATCAGCATGCTTGTCCCCACGATTGTTGGTTTCCACTACGCGGTAACCGTGATACCCGCGCCATTCTGGATGGCGTTCGTGGTGCTGACCGCGGCGTTGCTGTCGCCGCTGGTCGCGTTGGCGGGGGCCGTTGGCGCGCGCCTGCTGCATCGTGCGGTGTTCGGCGCGGCGGCCCTTCTGTTTCTATGGGCGCTGCTGAGCCTGCGGTTCACGCCCGACCATCCGAAAATGAACAGTCTCTGTTACGGACTGAATTTCGACCGGCACCAAGCCGTCTGGATGAGCAGCGACGACGATCTCGACGAGTGGACCAGCCAGTTCTTCCCCAGCGGCTTGCCGCGGGCGTCCGTGCGTGATTTCCGGCCCGACATCGCGGAGAGCTACCTGCGCGCGCCCGCGCCGCTTGCGATGGTCCCCGAGCCGGAAATCCGGCTGGTTGAGGAGCGGATGGACGGGGGGATGCGCCGGTTGCGCCTGCACATTCGCTCCGGGCGCGCGGCGCCGCGTATCCGCATCGAGGCGGGCCCGCAGACGGAGGTCTGCGCTGCCTGGCTCAACGGCATTCAACTGGGGCCGGATGGCTACGACCCGCAGGCGCGCCCGGGCCAGCCCTGGTGGGTGCAGTATGAAGGCCGGTCTGAGGCGGGCCTTGACCTGGAAGTCCGCGTGAGCCGGCGCAGCCCGGTCGAATTCACCCTGTTCGAGGAAAGCTTCGGCGTGCCGGCTATCCCCCAAGTTTCCTACACGCCGCGCCCCGCGCACATGGTCACCGAACCGAACACCATCGAATGGTGGCGCCGTTTCCGGAGCAACGTGACCTACACCGTCAAGACCTGGCGCATGGAAGAAACGCCGCCCGCGTAAGGCAGGCGGCGCCGGCGACGAAAGACTCCCCCGCGCTAGGGCACGCGTTTCGGGCGCAGGCAATCGATGCCGGCCATGTAGCCCGTCGAGTGCTCGTTCAGGCCCACGACGCGCACTTCGAGCACGTTCTCGCCCGCGTCCAGCGCGGCGCCGGCTTCCACTTTCGCGCGCACGACACCGTCCGCGGTGTAGCCGTCCCAGCCGCCGACCTGGGAGCCGTTCAGCCAGATTTCCACCTGCCCGTAGTCGGGCGCCTTCGTGTACCAGAGTTCGCAGCGGTACGCGCCGGCAAGCGGTTGCGGCATGTCAAAACGCAACGTGTACACGGTCGGCCCTTCGGGCCGGAACCACAACTGCCGGGCGTCGCTCCACTTGCCGTAGCTGTCCATGCCCTGCACTTCGAGCGGCCCGCCGGTGAACTCGCTTGCCAGCGATTCCATTTCCAGTGCGGCGGGCTCGACGAAGACCTGGGAACCTTCGGGCATGCGCGCTTCCGCGGGCGGCAGCGCCGGGAACGGCGCGTGGGGCTCTTCCTGGTACCAATAAGCGACGGAACTGAAATCGTCGCCGCGGTCATTGGCGTGGCCGTGTTCGATGGTGACGCGGATCGATTTCGTGAACGGCACGGGGTCCTCGATGTGGTAGCGATAGACGTTCCAGAATTCGTTGCGCTTGTGTTCGCCGCGCAACGGACAGCCGAAATAGGCGTTGCTGAAGGCGTCGCCGTAGCACCACGCGCCGCAGTAGTAGTCCTCGGAACCCGTCCCGTGCAGAGACGGCTTCTCTTCGCCGTCCACGTAGATCATGTCATCGCCTTCGCCCCACCAGCCGTCCGCGCGGTTGTGAATGGACTGATTGCAGCCTGCGTAGTGGCCCCGGCCCGCCGCTTCAAGCAACGTGTAATTCCGTCCCGGCGCGCAGGGATACGCTTGGCGGTACTGCGCGTGGAAGCGCAGCATATGTTCGGGCGGCGTTTCGTACACCTGGTAGTCCACGTAGTAGTAGAACGCATCGACCTGCACCGGGCCGTCGTTTGTGACGGTAACGCGCGCGCCTTTCGAGAAAGGCATGCGCCAGAAACAGTTCAAGGCATTGTTTGTGCCGATTTGAATGGGCAGGCTCGCATACTGGTAATACTGGGCCCAGCCCAGGCCGAAGAAATCGCCGATGGGCGCCTCGACCGAGGGTGTTTCCTCGCCGTCCCAGTACATGCGCAGCACGAGGTTGCGCAGGTGATACCGGTCGCTGGACGCGATCGTCACCCAGATGTGCGTGATAGCGCCCGCGCCCTCGACGGTCGCCATGTCTCTCGTTTCGCCCGGCCCGATCGGCCAGTCCTGGCGCCCGTCGCTGTTGCCGCCGCTTGGGTCGAAACTCGACTGGCGCGCCGCGCGGAAGGCCTTTGCGTTCGGCAGGTCGCCGAGCGGGCCGTCCGCTGGTCCGGCCCATGCCGCGCACGCCGCCACACTAATCAGGATGCTCCATGCCACCGGTTTCATCGCTGGTCCTCCCATATGTTCGGGGCCGCCGCGTTCCCGCGGGATTGTCCCCAACTATGGCATAGAGGCCCGGCCAATGTTAAGGTGCATCGGACCGCGCTTGAAGAGCAGCCGCCGACACCGGATTTTCAACGGGCCGAATGCGCATGATATGATATGGAAACAGAAGCCGCCGGCGGATTTGAACCCTCCGCGGCAAGGAAACTGCGCATGAAACATTTGCAGGCAATCAGCAAAACGCTTCCCCCGCGGGCCGTGTACTCGGACCCCAAGGTCACTCCGAAGGTGCAACGGTATCTTAATTTCCGCGAGGAAATGTACGACACCTCGCCCTATTACCAAGTCAAGTACCCCTGAGCGCCGATCGGCCGGCTCAGAGACTACGCGCAGGTCAGCCCGCCGGAATGCGGCGGTGCGGGCGGGGTGTTAGAGGAAAGTCACAGGAAGGGCGCGGTCCGGGGTTTGTATCCCCTTGCCGCGCCCGTCGAATTTCAAGTCATGCGATTCCTCCAGGCGATCAAGACACAGGTGCTCGTGCTCGATGGGGCAACGGGCACGATGATACAGGACCTTGGCCTCGGCGACGAGGACTTCGGTGGTCCGGATTTCCGCATGTGCTCGGACCTGCTCTGTTTTTCGCGGCCCGGCGGCATGCGGGATATCCATCTCGCGTACCTGCGCGCGGGCGCGAACGCGATCGAGACCAACACCTTCGGCGCGTCGCCGCTCCGCCTCGGCGAATACGATTTCTCGAAACTGGACCTGGCGCATTTCGAGCATGTTCCCTACGACATCGACCTGCGCCGGTTGACCCATGAGGAATTCGCCTATTACCTGAGCCGGCGCGGCGCTGAGATTGCCGTCGAAGCGGTCGAGCAATACGCGCGCGAGCCCGCTTACGATGGGCGGCCTTTGTTTGTCGTCGGCTCCATCGGTCCGTCAAACCGGGTCGTCTCAAATACAAAGGCGACGCTCGCCCGCGCCACATTTGACGAGATTGCGGACAATTTCTACCGGCAGGTTCTGGGCCTGGTCGACGGCGGCGCGCAGGTGCTCCTGTTCGAGACGCAGCAGGACGTGCTGGAGACGAAGGCGGCGGTCTGGGGCGGCGTGCGCGCCATGACCGAGCGCGGCGCGCGCTTGCCGATTCTTTGCCAGGTGACCGTCGACCAGTTTGGCAAGATGCAGATTTTCAACACGGATATCCACGCCGCGCTCGTGACCCTGCAGGACATCGGAATCGACGCGTTTGGCATCAATTGCTCGATCGGGCCGGACCTGATGGAAAAGACGGTCGAAAAGATTGCGCGCTACAGCCCGCTGCCCATTTCGGTCGTGCCGAACGCCGGCCTGCCCGTGTCCGAGAACGGGCGCACCGTGTTCCGGTTCCCGCCCGAGGAATTCGCGCGGATTCAACGGCGCTTCGTCGAAGAATACGGCGTCACTATCGTCGGCGGCTGCTGCGGCACCACGCCCGAGCATATTCGCGTGCTGGCGCGCGAAGTCGGCGGCCTGACGCCCAGACCGCGCAGTGTCGAGCCCGGGTTGTTCGTTTCCGGGCCGCAGGAAGCGGTGCCGCTGGACAGTTCGAAGGCGCTTATCCGCTTCGGCGAGCGCCTGAACGTGCGCGGTTCGAAGAAGGTGCGGGACGCCGTCGAGAGCGGCGCCGGCATCGACCACGACGCCCTCGAAGAGGTCATTCGCGAGCAGGTGAACGAACTGGGCTGCGAAGTGATCGACGTGTGCATGGACTCGAACGTTGTGGAAACCGCGTCGGCCCTGAAGGAGGTGGTGCACGTCCAGACCACGGATTTCAAGGCGGCCATGTGCCTCGATTCGTTCGAAGTGCGCGCGCTCGCCGATGCGATCAAGGTCTATCCCGGCCGGCCTGTCGTGAACTCGATCTCCATGGAGGAATACGAACCAGGCGTGCCGAAGGTGGACGCCGTCATCGAGGCGACGCGTTTCCACGCGCCGCTGTATGTCGGATTGTGCACCGGCCCGGGGGGGCCCGGCGCAACCGCGGACGAAAAGGTCGCGCTTGCGCGGCAGATTATCGCACGCGCGCGCGACAAGCATGGCGTCGCGCCCGGCAGGCTCTTGATCGACGTGAACGTGTTTCCCATCGGTTCCGAATCCGAGGAGGGAATGAATTTCGCCGCCGAATCGCTCGAGGCGATCCGGCGCGTGAAGGAACTTTGCCCGGAAACACACGCGATCGTGGGGGTCGGCAACCTCACGAACGGCCTGCAGAAGAAACCCTACATGCGGACCGTGCTCACGTCTGTGTTCCTCGACGAGGCGCGCAAGCGGGGGCTTGACGCGGCGATTATCAATCCGAATCACTACGTGTTCGTGCGCGACCTCGACCCGAGCGATTACGAACTGGGCCTGCGCGTCGTGCTGGAACGCGACATGGACGCATTCGCGGAGCTCGAGACCATTGCGGAGGCAAAGAAGGGCGTCGCCGTTCAGAAGCGCGTCAGCTATGACGACCTGCCGGCAGAAAAAGCCATAACGGAGAAGGTCAAGGATGGGTTCAAGCAGCGTGAAAAGGGCGCGTTCGAGTTCAAGGGACGCACCTATGAGTACCACGATCGCATCGTCCTGCAAGTGGCGGAAGCGATCGCGCGCCACGCGCCGCTGGATTTCATCAATGAGTATTTGATGGGCGCGATGCAGGAACTGGGCGACGGTTTCGGCAGGGGCGAGGTCTCGCTGCCGCACCTGCTCAAGTCGGCGGACGTCATGCGCGCGTGCATGGGCTTTCTCGAAGCATACATGCGCCATGAATCCGGCATCGACGTGCACAGCAAGATCGAATACAAAGGCACGGTCGTTGTCGGAACCGTCTACCAGGACGTACACTCGATCGGGAAGGACCTCGCGCGCACGCTCCTCGAAAACTACGGCTACCGTGTGATCGATCTCGGTACGATGACGCCGCTCCAACGGTACCTTGATGCCGCAAAGGAGCACCATGCCGACGCGATCGGCATGTCCGCTCTGCTGGTGCAGACTTCGAACCACATGATCACCGTCTCCAAGATGATGCTCGAACAAGGGCTTGGCCACCTGCACGTACTGGTCGGCGGCGCGCCCGTGAGCGACCGGCACGCGGCGTTTGTCGCCATGGCGGGCCAGGATGACCCGGCGCAGATGCGCGGGAACGTGTTCTATTGCCGCACCGCCATGGACGGCGTGAACGTGATGAACCGGCTGTGCTCCCGCGAAGCACTGGACCCGTATCTCGAAGCAAACAAGGCAAAGCTGGTCCGGCGGCTTGAGCACGCCCAGCAGCGCGCGGCCCGGGAAGAAGCGCTTCTCCAGACGCTGCCGCGCCGCGTGGTCAGTTTTAATGGGCGCCAGTTGCCCCCGGAACCGCGGTTCCGGCTGCGGCGCGTCGATTTCAGCCTGCGCGAATTCGCGGCGCATATCGACCGGAAAACGCTGTACTCGCTCAATTGGCGTTTTGGCGGCGCAAGCTCGCGGGAGCGCAAAGGGCATTCATTGGAGCAGTTGAACGCGCTTTTCGACGAGTGGACCGAGAAGGCGGCACGCAACGACTGGGTGCGCGCGCAGGGCGTGTTCGGCATCTACCCATGCCAGTCCGAAGGCGACACGCTGATTCTCTTCGACCCGGACCAGCCGGGCCGTGAAGTGGCGCGCTTGGATTTTACCACGGTCATCGGCGCGGGCAACGAAGACCTGGTCAGCGGCGCGCAGTACTTCGATTCGCGCCAAAGCGGCGTGGTCGGCGCGTGCGGCGTGCAACTCAGCAGCAGTGGCCCGAACACCGGCGCCGTGCTGGACGAATTCCGCGCCACCGGCGATTCGGAATCCCTGCTGTATCTGCAGGGGTTGTCGGACCGGACCGCGGAGGACATGGCCGATTACCTGCACCAGCTTCAACGGGAACTGCTCGGCGTGCCGGAGCACTGCGGCACACGCTGGTCACCTGGTTATCCCGGCATGACAAACATTACGAACAATCGAGTGATCCACGAACTGCTCGACGGCGCCGCGCAGATCGGCGTGCGCCTGACCGACGCTTGTGAATTTCAGCCGACGGGTACGACCGGCGCTATCGTTTCTTTTCATCCGGATGCACGGTACAATTAAGAGAAGAAGCGTTGATTGGGCGGAGCAACGGCTCT
Above is a genomic segment from Candidatus Hydrogenedentota bacterium containing:
- a CDS encoding M20/M25/M40 family metallo-hydrolase, which translates into the protein MQVTRDMLAFALGKRWASWGVLVFLTGWTVFQVHAFRAPDPLGDTAPPDQFSAARAMRHVEEIAREPHPIGTPENARVRAYLEQELAGLAAKAPELGVELETDRAYVERDVRRPPYLVCLVENVLARIPGTAPGKAVLLMAHYDSTPYGPGAADDASGVAAMLETARALVADAQAGRRLENDVILLFTDGEEAGVLGAQAFRKHRWYNDVGLVLNFEARGYYGPSFMFETSPRNGWLIRGFAKAAPYPVASSFMYDIAGRMPTSTDYRILKQDGVPGLNFAFIGGIKYYHTENDDAEHIDRGSVQHHGSYALALTRYFGREDLTRIASEDYTYFNVLGFHLALYPSSWTWPLCAGVTALFLMVAGWGLCRGVFTWRGAAWGVLALPLCLVLTMLPVAAMVAAGWAFQREYIVYNSGWYLGAALAFTLGLFSVLYAGLRRRVLTQDLHLGALFWWCALAVLLAALLPGGAYLATWPAAASLLMLGGGALLARRGRPGAAVLWMATCALPIISMLVPTIVGFHYAVTVIPAPFWMAFVVLTAALLSPLVALAGAVGARLLHRAVFGAAALLFLWALLSLRFTPDHPKMNSLCYGLNFDRHQAVWMSSDDDLDEWTSQFFPSGLPRASVRDFRPDIAESYLRAPAPLAMVPEPEIRLVEERMDGGMRRLRLHIRSGRAAPRIRIEAGPQTEVCAAWLNGIQLGPDGYDPQARPGQPWWVQYEGRSEAGLDLEVRVSRRSPVEFTLFEESFGVPAIPQVSYTPRPAHMVTEPNTIEWWRRFRSNVTYTVKTWRMEETPPA
- a CDS encoding homocysteine S-methyltransferase family protein translates to MRFLQAIKTQVLVLDGATGTMIQDLGLGDEDFGGPDFRMCSDLLCFSRPGGMRDIHLAYLRAGANAIETNTFGASPLRLGEYDFSKLDLAHFEHVPYDIDLRRLTHEEFAYYLSRRGAEIAVEAVEQYAREPAYDGRPLFVVGSIGPSNRVVSNTKATLARATFDEIADNFYRQVLGLVDGGAQVLLFETQQDVLETKAAVWGGVRAMTERGARLPILCQVTVDQFGKMQIFNTDIHAALVTLQDIGIDAFGINCSIGPDLMEKTVEKIARYSPLPISVVPNAGLPVSENGRTVFRFPPEEFARIQRRFVEEYGVTIVGGCCGTTPEHIRVLAREVGGLTPRPRSVEPGLFVSGPQEAVPLDSSKALIRFGERLNVRGSKKVRDAVESGAGIDHDALEEVIREQVNELGCEVIDVCMDSNVVETASALKEVVHVQTTDFKAAMCLDSFEVRALADAIKVYPGRPVVNSISMEEYEPGVPKVDAVIEATRFHAPLYVGLCTGPGGPGATADEKVALARQIIARARDKHGVAPGRLLIDVNVFPIGSESEEGMNFAAESLEAIRRVKELCPETHAIVGVGNLTNGLQKKPYMRTVLTSVFLDEARKRGLDAAIINPNHYVFVRDLDPSDYELGLRVVLERDMDAFAELETIAEAKKGVAVQKRVSYDDLPAEKAITEKVKDGFKQREKGAFEFKGRTYEYHDRIVLQVAEAIARHAPLDFINEYLMGAMQELGDGFGRGEVSLPHLLKSADVMRACMGFLEAYMRHESGIDVHSKIEYKGTVVVGTVYQDVHSIGKDLARTLLENYGYRVIDLGTMTPLQRYLDAAKEHHADAIGMSALLVQTSNHMITVSKMMLEQGLGHLHVLVGGAPVSDRHAAFVAMAGQDDPAQMRGNVFYCRTAMDGVNVMNRLCSREALDPYLEANKAKLVRRLEHAQQRAAREEALLQTLPRRVVSFNGRQLPPEPRFRLRRVDFSLREFAAHIDRKTLYSLNWRFGGASSRERKGHSLEQLNALFDEWTEKAARNDWVRAQGVFGIYPCQSEGDTLILFDPDQPGREVARLDFTTVIGAGNEDLVSGAQYFDSRQSGVVGACGVQLSSSGPNTGAVLDEFRATGDSESLLYLQGLSDRTAEDMADYLHQLQRELLGVPEHCGTRWSPGYPGMTNITNNRVIHELLDGAAQIGVRLTDACEFQPTGTTGAIVSFHPDARYN